The proteins below are encoded in one region of Populus alba chromosome 2, ASM523922v2, whole genome shotgun sequence:
- the LOC118056191 gene encoding probable serine/threonine protein kinase IRE4 isoform X2, with the protein MTEPSSQESTAEANNGIPTGLNRIKTRRVSSKEQLSSKPDELIESKTHVVASSRPPVKDKQKPMAQGRGKSASFKADSRKGKSIAQWITSYLSKESIQVINDVSPNVEGGNLEAKTPDKKERAGTEFTSGCDYLNEEISSSENPNRSKVSKGLKSFSHELGPKGGIPPAQPRAHSYSDLKELLGSLHSRFDAAKAVANTELASLIGDAMDVLEKTDFSLQEEQTLAVDLLTLSRFCMEMKCSQFRTKCEDIVQDLTEKRQQCQTGILKWLFTRMLFILTRCTRLLQFQKDSEPIDEKSLRKLKKCLESVPSVEMSWATKRGIADSDSDYALNQKVDVKQKLQEQITVSSLPAEIYCCSVQPTDQSDLNSNKDSLFLEQKLQSQKSENDSVSQVQHFCQGSNRSAGNISYNQNCSSLHEQGQNLDDPIDNQGRVLDGSDLVICRICEEIVPISHLESHSYICAYADKCDLNFLDIDERLSNLEEILEQIIDSRNINFHPSYGSPENLRVHSTNSVITEGQSPKISEWRNRGVEGMFEDIHEMDTAFIDDSHSPSVNFKGHLGAKLPNHGAPSSAGSMTSISSANTPRAGHFDSFWLEHNNPSELEDVQQMIDLADIARCVAGTDLSKEGSSEFLLACMQDLQDVLQHSKLKALVIDTFGGRIEKLLREKYILACDLMDTKSPIIDERSKENLRLPFDNASQSSAASTPVHVSNKERTSIDDFEIIKPISRGAFGKVFLARKRTTGDLFAIKVLKKLDMLRKNDVQRILAERNILITVRNPFVVRFFYSFTCRDNLYLVMEYLIGGDLYSLLRKVGCLEEDIARIYIAELVLALEYLHSHGIVHRDLKPDNILIAHDGHIKLTDFGLSKIGLINSTIDLSAPDTDRNAPSDPPNPNAQQTEDINRHSAVGTPDYLAPEILLGTEHGYAADWWSVGIILFEFITGIPPFTAERPEIIFDNILNRKIPWPSVPDDMSYEAQDLINRLIIHNPSQRLGANGSTEVKAHPFFRGVDWDNLALQKAAFVPNPNSVDDTSYFVSRFPQMPVGMPNDKASSHSDSDMHDSSSNSGVEMDECGDLADFDSSPLDLSLINFSFKNLSQLASINHEVLLGKDPAKFSPSRAAPDT; encoded by the exons ATGACGGAACCGAGCAGCCAAGAATCAACAGCAGAGGCTAATAATGGAATTCCAACGGGGTTGAATCGGATTAAGACTCGGCGAGTATCTTCGAAGGAGCAACTGAGTTCAAAACCTGACGAGTTGATTGAGTCTAAGACTCATGTCGTAGCTTCTTCGAGGCCTCCTGTGAAGGATAAACAGAAACCGATGGCTCAGGGTCGTGGAAAGAGCGCTTCTTTCAAAGCAG ATTCCCGTAAAGGAAAGAGCATAGCTCAATGGATCACATCTTATTTATCAAAGGAATCCATTCAAGTTATTAATGATGTTTCTCCAAATGTTGAG GGGGGGAATTTGGAAGCTAAGACGCCTGATAAGAAGGAGCGTGCAGGAACTGAATTTACCAGTGGATGCGATTATTTAAATGAGGAAATTTCTTCATCAGAGAATCCAAACCGGAGTAAAGTGTCAAAAGGCTTAAAAAGCTTTTCCCATGAATTAGGACCAAAGGGTGGCATTCCTCCTGCCCAACCACGGGCTCATAGCTACAGTGATTTGAAG GAGCTGTTGGGTTCATTGCATTCAAGATTTGATGCTGCTAAAGCAGTAGCAAACACAGAGCTGGCTAGTTTAATCGGGGACGCCATGGATGTCCTTGAGAAAACTGACTTCTCCTTGCAAGAAGAACAGACATTGGCTGTAGATCTTCTGACACTGTCTCGATTCTGTATGGAGATGAAGTGTTCACAGTTTCGTACGAAATGTGAAGACATTGTTCAAGATCTGACAGAGAAAAGGCAACAGTGTCAAACAGGAATCCTCAAGTGGCTGTTTACTCGCATGCTTTTCATATTGACACGCTGCACAAGACTATTACAGTTCCAGAAAGACAGTGAACCAATTGATGAGAAATCTCTTcgtaaattgaaaaaatgtcTGGAAAGTGTCCCTTCTGTTGAAATGAGCTGGGCTACCAAGCGTGGGATTGCTGATTCTGATAGTGATTATGCTTTAAATCAGAAAGTTGATGTAAAGCAAAAGTTGCAGGAACAAATTACTGTGTCTTCTCTCCCTGCAGAAATATATTGCTGCTCTGTACAGCCAACTGATCAGAGTGACTTAAATTCCAACAAGGATTCTCTGTTTTTGGAACAAAAGTTGCAGTCACAAAAATCCGAAAATGACTCAGTTTCACAAGTGCAACATTTTTGTCAGGGCAGTAACAGGTCTGCTGGGAATATTAGTTACAATCAAAACTGTAGTTCGCTTCATGAGCAGGGACAAAATTTAGATGATCCTATTGACAACCAGGGGCGAGTTCTAGACGGATCTGATTTAGTAATCTGTAGGATATGCGAAGAAATTGTTCCAATTTCTCATCTCGAATCCCATTCTTATATATGTGCATATGCAGATAAATGTGACTTAAATTTCCTAGACATAGATGAACGCCTTTCAAACCTTGAAGAGATACTGGAGCAGATTATTGACTCTCGCAATATTAATTTTCATCCATCATATGGCAGTCCTGAAAATTTGAGAGTACATAGTACAAACTCTGTCATTACTGAAGGTCAGTCTCCCAAAATAAGTGAATGGAGAAATAGAGGCGTTGAAGGGATGTTTGAGGACATACATGAGATGGACACTGCCTTTATAGATGATTCTCACTCCCCCTCTGTTAACTTTAAAGGCCACTTGGGTGCAAAGTTACCCAACCATGGTGCACCCTCATCAGCTGGGAGCATGACATCGATTTCCTCTGCAAATACCCCCAGGGCTGGTCATTTTGATTCCTTTTGGTTAGAGCACAACAATCCTTCTGAGCTAGAAGATGTCCAGCAG ATGATTGACCTAGCAGACATAGCACGCTGTGTGGCAGGCACTGATCTTTCAAAAGAAGGGTCATCTGAATTTTTGCTCGCTTGTATGCAAGATTTGCAGGATGTTTTACAGCATAGCAAACTCAAAGCTCTTGTAATTGACACTTTTGGAGGTCGAATAGAGAAACTTCTGCG GGAAAAGTATATACTTGCTTGTGATTTGATGGATACAAAAAGTCCAATTATTGATGAGAGATCTAAGGAAAACTTGAGACTTCCATTTGATAATGCATCTCAAAGCAGTGCGGCATCAACACCTGTGCATGTATCAAATAAAGAGCGGACAAGCATTGATGATTTTGAAATCATTAAACCAATTAGTAGAGGTGCCTTTGGAAAAGTCTTTCTTGCACGCAAACGAACAACAGGAGATCTATTTGCAATAAAG GTGCTCAAGAAATTGGATATGTTACGCAAGAATGATGTTCAGCGCATATTAGCAGAGCGTAACATATTGATAACAGTTCGGAACCCATTTGTG GttcgatttttttattcattcactTGCAGAGATAACCTGTATCTCGTTATGGAGTATCTTATTGGAGGTGATCTATACTCTTTGCTGAGAAAAGTTGGTTGCCTTGAGGAAGATATAGCCCGTATATATATTGCAGAACTG GTTCTTGCTTTAGAGTATCTCCATTCTCATGGAATTGTGCATCGTGATCTGAAACCAGACAATATATTGATTGCACATGATGGGCACATCAAG CTTACAGATTTCGGATTATCAAAAATTGGCCTTATAAACAGCACCATTGATTTATCAGCACCCGATACAGATAGAAATGCACCTTCAGACCCTCCTAATCCAAATGCTCAACAAACAGAGGACATAAATCGGCACTCAGCAGTTGGGACTCCTGATTATCTTGCCCCTGAAATTCTTCTTGGAACTGAGCATG GTTATGCTGCAGATTGGTGGTCTGTTGGAATAatcttatttgaatttataactgGAATTCCACCTTTCACTGCTGAACGTCCCGag ATAATCTTTGACAACATTCTTAATAGAAAAATCCCTTGGCCTTCTGTTCCTGATGACATGTCATATGAGGCCCAAGACTTGATCAACAG GTTGATTATTCATAATCCAAGTCAACGGTTAGGAGCAAATGGATCGACAGAG GTCAAAGCACATCCTTTTTTCAGAGGAGTTGATTGGGACAACCTTGCTCTGCAAAAG GCTGCCTTTGTTCCAAACCCTAACAGTGTAGATGACACAAGCTATTTTGTGTCAAGGTTTCCTCAAATGCCTGTTGGAATGCCAAATGATAAAGCTAGTAGCCATTCTGACAGCGACATGCATGACTCATCTTCAAATTCTGGTGTTGAG ATGGATGAATGTGGTGACCTTGCAGATTTTGATTCTTCTCCACTTGATCTCTCATTGATAAATTTCTCTTTCAAG AATCTGTCACAATTGGCGTCCATCAATCATGAGGTGCTCTTAGGAAAGGATCCTGCAAAGTTCTCTCCATCTAGAGCTGCGCCAGACACATAG
- the LOC118056191 gene encoding probable serine/threonine protein kinase IRE4 isoform X3, with amino-acid sequence MFPLQKDHKSKTSVNWFVILFLEEISKMTEPSSQESTAEANNGIPTGLNRIKTRRVSSKEQLSSKPDELIESKTHVVASSRPPVKDKQKPMAQGRGKSASFKADSRKGKSIAQWITSYLSKESIQVINDVSPNVEGGNLEAKTPDKKERAGTEFTSGCDYLNEEISSSENPNRSKVSKGLKSFSHELGPKGGIPPAQPRAHSYSDLKELLGSLHSRFDAAKAVANTELASLIGDAMDVLEKTDFSLQEEQTLAVDLLTLSRFCMEMKCSQFRTKCEDIVQDLTEKRQQCQTGILKWLFTRMLFILTRCTRLLQFQKDSEPIDEKSLRKLKKCLESVPSVEMSWATKRGIADSDSDYALNQKVDVKQKLQEQITVSSLPAEIYCCSVQPTDQSDLNSNKDSLFLEQKLQSQKSENDSVSQVQHFCQGSNRSAGNISYNQNCSSLHEQGQNLDDPIDNQGRVLDGSDLVICRICEEIVPISHLESHSYICAYADKCDLNFLDIDERLSNLEEILEQIIDSRNINFHPSYGSPENLRVHSTNSVITEGQSPKISEWRNRGVEGMFEDIHEMDTAFIDDSHSPSVNFKGHLGAKLPNHGAPSSAGSMTSISSANTPRAGHFDSFWLEHNNPSELEDVQQMIDLADIARCVAGTDLSKEGSSEFLLACMQDLQDVLQHSKLKALVIDTFGGRIEKLLREKYILACDLMDTKSPIIDERSKENLRLPFDNASQSSAASTPVHVSNKERTSIDDFEIIKPISRGAFGKVFLARKRTTGDLFAIKVLKKLDMLRKNDVQRILAERNILITVRNPFVVRFFYSFTCRDNLYLVMEYLIGGDLYSLLRKVGCLEEDIARIYIAELVLALEYLHSHGIVHRDLKPDNILIAHDGHIKLTDFGLSKIGLINSTIDLSAPDTDRNAPSDPPNPNAQQTEDINRHSAVGTPDYLAPEILLGTEHGYAADWWSVGIILFEFITGIPPFTAERPEIIFDNILNRKIPWPSVPDDMSYEAQDLINRLIIHNPSQRLGANGSTEVKAHPFFRGVDWDNLALQKAAFVPNPNSVDDTSYFVSRFPQMPVGMPNDKASSHSDSDMHDSSSNSGVEMDECGDLADFDSSPLDLSLINFSFKNLSQLASINHEVLLGKDPAKFSPSRAAPDT; translated from the exons ATG tttccgTTACAAAAAGATCACAAGAGCAAAACGAGTGTCAACTGGTTTGTTATTCTTTTCCTCGAAGAAATTTCTAAGATGACGGAACCGAGCAGCCAAGAATCAACAGCAGAGGCTAATAATGGAATTCCAACGGGGTTGAATCGGATTAAGACTCGGCGAGTATCTTCGAAGGAGCAACTGAGTTCAAAACCTGACGAGTTGATTGAGTCTAAGACTCATGTCGTAGCTTCTTCGAGGCCTCCTGTGAAGGATAAACAGAAACCGATGGCTCAGGGTCGTGGAAAGAGCGCTTCTTTCAAAGCAG ATTCCCGTAAAGGAAAGAGCATAGCTCAATGGATCACATCTTATTTATCAAAGGAATCCATTCAAGTTATTAATGATGTTTCTCCAAATGTTGAG GGGGGGAATTTGGAAGCTAAGACGCCTGATAAGAAGGAGCGTGCAGGAACTGAATTTACCAGTGGATGCGATTATTTAAATGAGGAAATTTCTTCATCAGAGAATCCAAACCGGAGTAAAGTGTCAAAAGGCTTAAAAAGCTTTTCCCATGAATTAGGACCAAAGGGTGGCATTCCTCCTGCCCAACCACGGGCTCATAGCTACAGTGATTTGAAG GAGCTGTTGGGTTCATTGCATTCAAGATTTGATGCTGCTAAAGCAGTAGCAAACACAGAGCTGGCTAGTTTAATCGGGGACGCCATGGATGTCCTTGAGAAAACTGACTTCTCCTTGCAAGAAGAACAGACATTGGCTGTAGATCTTCTGACACTGTCTCGATTCTGTATGGAGATGAAGTGTTCACAGTTTCGTACGAAATGTGAAGACATTGTTCAAGATCTGACAGAGAAAAGGCAACAGTGTCAAACAGGAATCCTCAAGTGGCTGTTTACTCGCATGCTTTTCATATTGACACGCTGCACAAGACTATTACAGTTCCAGAAAGACAGTGAACCAATTGATGAGAAATCTCTTcgtaaattgaaaaaatgtcTGGAAAGTGTCCCTTCTGTTGAAATGAGCTGGGCTACCAAGCGTGGGATTGCTGATTCTGATAGTGATTATGCTTTAAATCAGAAAGTTGATGTAAAGCAAAAGTTGCAGGAACAAATTACTGTGTCTTCTCTCCCTGCAGAAATATATTGCTGCTCTGTACAGCCAACTGATCAGAGTGACTTAAATTCCAACAAGGATTCTCTGTTTTTGGAACAAAAGTTGCAGTCACAAAAATCCGAAAATGACTCAGTTTCACAAGTGCAACATTTTTGTCAGGGCAGTAACAGGTCTGCTGGGAATATTAGTTACAATCAAAACTGTAGTTCGCTTCATGAGCAGGGACAAAATTTAGATGATCCTATTGACAACCAGGGGCGAGTTCTAGACGGATCTGATTTAGTAATCTGTAGGATATGCGAAGAAATTGTTCCAATTTCTCATCTCGAATCCCATTCTTATATATGTGCATATGCAGATAAATGTGACTTAAATTTCCTAGACATAGATGAACGCCTTTCAAACCTTGAAGAGATACTGGAGCAGATTATTGACTCTCGCAATATTAATTTTCATCCATCATATGGCAGTCCTGAAAATTTGAGAGTACATAGTACAAACTCTGTCATTACTGAAGGTCAGTCTCCCAAAATAAGTGAATGGAGAAATAGAGGCGTTGAAGGGATGTTTGAGGACATACATGAGATGGACACTGCCTTTATAGATGATTCTCACTCCCCCTCTGTTAACTTTAAAGGCCACTTGGGTGCAAAGTTACCCAACCATGGTGCACCCTCATCAGCTGGGAGCATGACATCGATTTCCTCTGCAAATACCCCCAGGGCTGGTCATTTTGATTCCTTTTGGTTAGAGCACAACAATCCTTCTGAGCTAGAAGATGTCCAGCAG ATGATTGACCTAGCAGACATAGCACGCTGTGTGGCAGGCACTGATCTTTCAAAAGAAGGGTCATCTGAATTTTTGCTCGCTTGTATGCAAGATTTGCAGGATGTTTTACAGCATAGCAAACTCAAAGCTCTTGTAATTGACACTTTTGGAGGTCGAATAGAGAAACTTCTGCG GGAAAAGTATATACTTGCTTGTGATTTGATGGATACAAAAAGTCCAATTATTGATGAGAGATCTAAGGAAAACTTGAGACTTCCATTTGATAATGCATCTCAAAGCAGTGCGGCATCAACACCTGTGCATGTATCAAATAAAGAGCGGACAAGCATTGATGATTTTGAAATCATTAAACCAATTAGTAGAGGTGCCTTTGGAAAAGTCTTTCTTGCACGCAAACGAACAACAGGAGATCTATTTGCAATAAAG GTGCTCAAGAAATTGGATATGTTACGCAAGAATGATGTTCAGCGCATATTAGCAGAGCGTAACATATTGATAACAGTTCGGAACCCATTTGTG GttcgatttttttattcattcactTGCAGAGATAACCTGTATCTCGTTATGGAGTATCTTATTGGAGGTGATCTATACTCTTTGCTGAGAAAAGTTGGTTGCCTTGAGGAAGATATAGCCCGTATATATATTGCAGAACTG GTTCTTGCTTTAGAGTATCTCCATTCTCATGGAATTGTGCATCGTGATCTGAAACCAGACAATATATTGATTGCACATGATGGGCACATCAAG CTTACAGATTTCGGATTATCAAAAATTGGCCTTATAAACAGCACCATTGATTTATCAGCACCCGATACAGATAGAAATGCACCTTCAGACCCTCCTAATCCAAATGCTCAACAAACAGAGGACATAAATCGGCACTCAGCAGTTGGGACTCCTGATTATCTTGCCCCTGAAATTCTTCTTGGAACTGAGCATG GTTATGCTGCAGATTGGTGGTCTGTTGGAATAatcttatttgaatttataactgGAATTCCACCTTTCACTGCTGAACGTCCCGag ATAATCTTTGACAACATTCTTAATAGAAAAATCCCTTGGCCTTCTGTTCCTGATGACATGTCATATGAGGCCCAAGACTTGATCAACAG GTTGATTATTCATAATCCAAGTCAACGGTTAGGAGCAAATGGATCGACAGAG GTCAAAGCACATCCTTTTTTCAGAGGAGTTGATTGGGACAACCTTGCTCTGCAAAAG GCTGCCTTTGTTCCAAACCCTAACAGTGTAGATGACACAAGCTATTTTGTGTCAAGGTTTCCTCAAATGCCTGTTGGAATGCCAAATGATAAAGCTAGTAGCCATTCTGACAGCGACATGCATGACTCATCTTCAAATTCTGGTGTTGAG ATGGATGAATGTGGTGACCTTGCAGATTTTGATTCTTCTCCACTTGATCTCTCATTGATAAATTTCTCTTTCAAG AATCTGTCACAATTGGCGTCCATCAATCATGAGGTGCTCTTAGGAAAGGATCCTGCAAAGTTCTCTCCATCTAGAGCTGCGCCAGACACATAG
- the LOC118056191 gene encoding probable serine/threonine protein kinase IRE4 isoform X5, with product MDVLEKTDFSLQEEQTLAVDLLTLSRFCMEMKCSQFRTKCEDIVQDLTEKRQQCQTGILKWLFTRMLFILTRCTRLLQFQKDSEPIDEKSLRKLKKCLESVPSVEMSWATKRGIADSDSDYALNQKVDVKQKLQEQITVSSLPAEIYCCSVQPTDQSDLNSNKDSLFLEQKLQSQKSENDSVSQVQHFCQGSNRSAGNISYNQNCSSLHEQGQNLDDPIDNQGRVLDGSDLVICRICEEIVPISHLESHSYICAYADKCDLNFLDIDERLSNLEEILEQIIDSRNINFHPSYGSPENLRVHSTNSVITEGQSPKISEWRNRGVEGMFEDIHEMDTAFIDDSHSPSVNFKGHLGAKLPNHGAPSSAGSMTSISSANTPRAGHFDSFWLEHNNPSELEDVQQMIDLADIARCVAGTDLSKEGSSEFLLACMQDLQDVLQHSKLKALVIDTFGGRIEKLLREKYILACDLMDTKSPIIDERSKENLRLPFDNASQSSAASTPVHVSNKERTSIDDFEIIKPISRGAFGKVFLARKRTTGDLFAIKVLKKLDMLRKNDVQRILAERNILITVRNPFVVRFFYSFTCRDNLYLVMEYLIGGDLYSLLRKVGCLEEDIARIYIAELVLALEYLHSHGIVHRDLKPDNILIAHDGHIKLTDFGLSKIGLINSTIDLSAPDTDRNAPSDPPNPNAQQTEDINRHSAVGTPDYLAPEILLGTEHGYAADWWSVGIILFEFITGIPPFTAERPEIIFDNILNRKIPWPSVPDDMSYEAQDLINRLIIHNPSQRLGANGSTEVKAHPFFRGVDWDNLALQKAAFVPNPNSVDDTSYFVSRFPQMPVGMPNDKASSHSDSDMHDSSSNSGVEMDECGDLADFDSSPLDLSLINFSFKNLSQLASINHEVLLGKDPAKFSPSRAAPDT from the exons ATGGATGTCCTTGAGAAAACTGACTTCTCCTTGCAAGAAGAACAGACATTGGCTGTAGATCTTCTGACACTGTCTCGATTCTGTATGGAGATGAAGTGTTCACAGTTTCGTACGAAATGTGAAGACATTGTTCAAGATCTGACAGAGAAAAGGCAACAGTGTCAAACAGGAATCCTCAAGTGGCTGTTTACTCGCATGCTTTTCATATTGACACGCTGCACAAGACTATTACAGTTCCAGAAAGACAGTGAACCAATTGATGAGAAATCTCTTcgtaaattgaaaaaatgtcTGGAAAGTGTCCCTTCTGTTGAAATGAGCTGGGCTACCAAGCGTGGGATTGCTGATTCTGATAGTGATTATGCTTTAAATCAGAAAGTTGATGTAAAGCAAAAGTTGCAGGAACAAATTACTGTGTCTTCTCTCCCTGCAGAAATATATTGCTGCTCTGTACAGCCAACTGATCAGAGTGACTTAAATTCCAACAAGGATTCTCTGTTTTTGGAACAAAAGTTGCAGTCACAAAAATCCGAAAATGACTCAGTTTCACAAGTGCAACATTTTTGTCAGGGCAGTAACAGGTCTGCTGGGAATATTAGTTACAATCAAAACTGTAGTTCGCTTCATGAGCAGGGACAAAATTTAGATGATCCTATTGACAACCAGGGGCGAGTTCTAGACGGATCTGATTTAGTAATCTGTAGGATATGCGAAGAAATTGTTCCAATTTCTCATCTCGAATCCCATTCTTATATATGTGCATATGCAGATAAATGTGACTTAAATTTCCTAGACATAGATGAACGCCTTTCAAACCTTGAAGAGATACTGGAGCAGATTATTGACTCTCGCAATATTAATTTTCATCCATCATATGGCAGTCCTGAAAATTTGAGAGTACATAGTACAAACTCTGTCATTACTGAAGGTCAGTCTCCCAAAATAAGTGAATGGAGAAATAGAGGCGTTGAAGGGATGTTTGAGGACATACATGAGATGGACACTGCCTTTATAGATGATTCTCACTCCCCCTCTGTTAACTTTAAAGGCCACTTGGGTGCAAAGTTACCCAACCATGGTGCACCCTCATCAGCTGGGAGCATGACATCGATTTCCTCTGCAAATACCCCCAGGGCTGGTCATTTTGATTCCTTTTGGTTAGAGCACAACAATCCTTCTGAGCTAGAAGATGTCCAGCAG ATGATTGACCTAGCAGACATAGCACGCTGTGTGGCAGGCACTGATCTTTCAAAAGAAGGGTCATCTGAATTTTTGCTCGCTTGTATGCAAGATTTGCAGGATGTTTTACAGCATAGCAAACTCAAAGCTCTTGTAATTGACACTTTTGGAGGTCGAATAGAGAAACTTCTGCG GGAAAAGTATATACTTGCTTGTGATTTGATGGATACAAAAAGTCCAATTATTGATGAGAGATCTAAGGAAAACTTGAGACTTCCATTTGATAATGCATCTCAAAGCAGTGCGGCATCAACACCTGTGCATGTATCAAATAAAGAGCGGACAAGCATTGATGATTTTGAAATCATTAAACCAATTAGTAGAGGTGCCTTTGGAAAAGTCTTTCTTGCACGCAAACGAACAACAGGAGATCTATTTGCAATAAAG GTGCTCAAGAAATTGGATATGTTACGCAAGAATGATGTTCAGCGCATATTAGCAGAGCGTAACATATTGATAACAGTTCGGAACCCATTTGTG GttcgatttttttattcattcactTGCAGAGATAACCTGTATCTCGTTATGGAGTATCTTATTGGAGGTGATCTATACTCTTTGCTGAGAAAAGTTGGTTGCCTTGAGGAAGATATAGCCCGTATATATATTGCAGAACTG GTTCTTGCTTTAGAGTATCTCCATTCTCATGGAATTGTGCATCGTGATCTGAAACCAGACAATATATTGATTGCACATGATGGGCACATCAAG CTTACAGATTTCGGATTATCAAAAATTGGCCTTATAAACAGCACCATTGATTTATCAGCACCCGATACAGATAGAAATGCACCTTCAGACCCTCCTAATCCAAATGCTCAACAAACAGAGGACATAAATCGGCACTCAGCAGTTGGGACTCCTGATTATCTTGCCCCTGAAATTCTTCTTGGAACTGAGCATG GTTATGCTGCAGATTGGTGGTCTGTTGGAATAatcttatttgaatttataactgGAATTCCACCTTTCACTGCTGAACGTCCCGag ATAATCTTTGACAACATTCTTAATAGAAAAATCCCTTGGCCTTCTGTTCCTGATGACATGTCATATGAGGCCCAAGACTTGATCAACAG GTTGATTATTCATAATCCAAGTCAACGGTTAGGAGCAAATGGATCGACAGAG GTCAAAGCACATCCTTTTTTCAGAGGAGTTGATTGGGACAACCTTGCTCTGCAAAAG GCTGCCTTTGTTCCAAACCCTAACAGTGTAGATGACACAAGCTATTTTGTGTCAAGGTTTCCTCAAATGCCTGTTGGAATGCCAAATGATAAAGCTAGTAGCCATTCTGACAGCGACATGCATGACTCATCTTCAAATTCTGGTGTTGAG ATGGATGAATGTGGTGACCTTGCAGATTTTGATTCTTCTCCACTTGATCTCTCATTGATAAATTTCTCTTTCAAG AATCTGTCACAATTGGCGTCCATCAATCATGAGGTGCTCTTAGGAAAGGATCCTGCAAAGTTCTCTCCATCTAGAGCTGCGCCAGACACATAG